The nucleotide window CAACGCGCTGCTCCTCGGCGGTCATGTTGAACATCGCAAAGCCCATCAGCGACAGGCCTTTCACGTAAAACGGCCCGTTCGGGAACACCGGGCGTGCGGCACGCCCCGCCATCACGATGATGCGTCCGCGTGTGGCCATCATTTCGACCGTTTCGTCGAAGTCCGCAGGCGGCAGCGTTTCGTACCACACTTGCACTCCTGTTCCGCCGGTGAACTCCTTGACCCGAGTGGAGATGTCGTCGGTTTTGTAATTGATCGCCAGATCGGCGCCGAGTTCGCGCGCCAGCGCGGCCTTCTCTTCGCTCCCAACGGTGCAAATCACCTTCGCGCCAACCGCCTTTGCCATTTGCACGACCATCGAGCCAACGCCCCCGGTGCCACCGTTCACGAATACGGTCTCGCCATGCGTCAGTTTCGCACGGTGAAACAGACCGAGGTGTGCGGTAATGCCCACCAGCGCGGCAGCCGCAGCCTGCTCATCCGTCACGCTCGCTGGCGTGGGGTACGCCCATTTCTCCTCGACGCACACGAACTCGGCACACGTACCGTGCCGGCCCAGCAACCCCTGGTTACTTCCCCAGACCCGGTCCCCGACCCTGAACTTCCCCCCTGGTCCAACCGCGTCGACAACGCCGGCGAAATCGGTGCCCGTGATCGCCGGCCTGGGCAGTGGCATGGGGGCCGCGCCGCTCCGAATGTACGTGTCGATCGGGTTGATGCCCGCGGCCAGCACTTTTACCCGAAGCTCCCCCGCCCGGGGGTCAGGTGTCGGCACGTCACCAAAGCGGATCACGTCGGGTGCGCCGGTGGTGTCGAAGTAAGCGGCTTTCATTGCGCGTGCCCTCTCGTTCGTGTGCGGGACGGTGCGATCCCCGGCCAAAGCTTCACCCTATTTACAGGGCGGCCCGATAGAATAGCCGTTCTCCTCCGTCCTTTCTCCCGAGGAGCCGAGCGCGATGAACACGTCACCCGAGACGCTCGTCGAATACGGTCGGGCAATCGACGGCCACCAAATGGTAGAGCCGCCGGACGTGACCGCACTAGAACTCGAACCCAATCACCCCGGCGAACACGACGCCGAGTACGTCGCGCGCCGGCAGTACCTTTTTGACCTCACGCGAAGGCACAGGCTTGAGCGCCTCGGTCCGCCACTGATCGATTACACCGCC belongs to Gemmata obscuriglobus and includes:
- a CDS encoding NADPH:quinone reductase, which codes for MKAAYFDTTGAPDVIRFGDVPTPDPRAGELRVKVLAAGINPIDTYIRSGAAPMPLPRPAITGTDFAGVVDAVGPGGKFRVGDRVWGSNQGLLGRHGTCAEFVCVEEKWAYPTPASVTDEQAAAAALVGITAHLGLFHRAKLTHGETVFVNGGTGGVGSMVVQMAKAVGAKVICTVGSEEKAALARELGADLAINYKTDDISTRVKEFTGGTGVQVWYETLPPADFDETVEMMATRGRIIVMAGRAARPVFPNGPFYVKGLSLMGFAMFNMTAEEQRVGADEMNRWFEAGKLVALIGARFPLMQTVQAHQLQEDNTIRKAGTLTGKIVITPTE